In the genome of Nitrospira japonica, one region contains:
- a CDS encoding ethylbenzene dehydrogenase-related protein encodes MKSAKRKTQWHKGRAMLLASAMVLCGATASLAQESVAVRAPLVKGTLPAEDPESAVWNSAPLSQFPMSPQVHWPNRILEATVKDVKVRALHDGTQVAFLLEYADPTQDPDDAAALEFMVGEKKAHFAHGQPMAQVEGGPVNIWYWKNKDNKAVDMSALGFGTLKSQTHQDVKAKGVYANGTWKVVFSRPLATEHPNEDTQVKPGEFINVAFAVWDGQKDGSGEVREKGSQKAVSSWWYFRAEPPADYSGYLYAVVAIAIAVGFQFVLIRKLKKGQSA; translated from the coding sequence ATGAAATCGGCAAAGCGGAAGACACAGTGGCACAAGGGGCGGGCGATGCTGCTGGCATCGGCCATGGTCCTGTGCGGTGCGACGGCGAGTCTCGCACAGGAAAGCGTGGCGGTTCGGGCCCCGTTGGTCAAGGGCACGCTTCCGGCCGAAGATCCGGAGTCCGCGGTCTGGAACAGCGCGCCGCTTTCGCAGTTCCCGATGTCTCCTCAAGTCCATTGGCCCAACCGCATCCTGGAAGCCACGGTGAAGGACGTCAAGGTTCGCGCGTTGCACGACGGCACGCAAGTGGCGTTTCTCCTGGAATATGCCGATCCGACGCAGGATCCGGACGATGCGGCCGCGCTGGAATTCATGGTCGGCGAGAAGAAAGCGCACTTCGCGCACGGGCAGCCGATGGCTCAGGTCGAAGGCGGACCGGTCAACATTTGGTACTGGAAGAATAAGGACAACAAGGCGGTCGACATGAGCGCCCTGGGGTTCGGCACCTTGAAGTCTCAAACGCATCAAGACGTGAAGGCGAAAGGCGTCTATGCGAACGGCACCTGGAAAGTCGTCTTCTCCCGTCCGCTGGCGACCGAGCATCCCAACGAAGACACGCAGGTGAAGCCCGGTGAGTTCATCAACGTCGCATTTGCCGTCTGGGACGGGCAAAAGGATGGCAGCGGGGAAGTGCGTGAAAAGGGATCGCAGAAGGCCGTCTCCTCCTGGTGGTACTTCCGAGCGGAGCCGCCCGCGGACTATTCCGGGTACCTCTACGCGGTCGTGGCCATCGCAATCGCCGTCGGATTCCAATTCGTTCTGATCCGAAAACTCAAGAAAGGGCAGTCAGCATGA
- a CDS encoding caspase family protein, with amino-acid sequence MRQPQRDPWAFLPRVTGQALAWLSLFLLTSCGLFASRDGLGTGYYLPLTVHVRMAPIIGEAQLTYQDVCGTAKVLPIGTMLTTAIKRKSGLVFEKVMLEEKAGVVVDGYEDVSLGLLNADVNAYRKANKSYPATVEIGLDFAFTTADGTVLYNKKLKSMAKGEVETTDTSCDVTGLDSVAQAAVDKVTDGMAKQLGTSAKIATFSEARASGTAAASSSTASAPPSPLAAAAVQAAPAVAAQSSTPSSPPPAPPQTTPSTPKAAPAVPDVEPATITFRAIILDENRNQLLHTGEVFSVEIEIKNEGPADASGLEIQVSGTPELIDQIPDVLSVGDLAAGGAKRLSVEGKIGTVKEETQAELVLTMRSRSPLDRLPSSKKFVVAMKPDTVPEATASPVDVDQLPKQALKVKQPKAVGIAIGVGQFRESGVQRVRHAAHDAEVVAAYWQGVVGISADRVRRLTDSHALKGDLTEVFEDWLLKQADSGTVAYVYLSGRGTVDASTGAVSIVPFDGTPSSSARLYSLRRLNEALARSPVQFAIVILDLSLESTAVKDGVSPVSPVWEQTGQGTEKIMWMVGNRSVQEAHPYDLGQHGLFTYEILNGLGGPADFNQDGIVLAGELCTYAKGRVFKAARERFGNEQEPLCIPLPGKGAEVRLQPVSRLK; translated from the coding sequence GTGCGACAGCCGCAGAGAGATCCGTGGGCATTCCTCCCGCGCGTGACCGGGCAAGCACTGGCATGGCTCTCGCTCTTCCTTCTTACGTCCTGCGGCCTGTTCGCCTCCCGCGACGGTCTGGGTACCGGCTACTACCTTCCGCTCACCGTCCACGTGAGAATGGCTCCGATCATTGGAGAGGCGCAGCTGACGTATCAGGATGTCTGTGGGACCGCCAAGGTGCTCCCGATAGGCACCATGTTGACCACGGCGATCAAGCGGAAATCAGGCCTGGTGTTCGAAAAGGTGATGTTGGAGGAGAAAGCGGGGGTGGTCGTGGACGGCTATGAAGACGTCTCGCTCGGGCTGCTCAATGCCGACGTCAATGCCTATCGGAAGGCAAATAAATCCTATCCCGCCACGGTGGAGATCGGTCTCGATTTTGCCTTTACGACGGCGGACGGAACCGTACTCTATAACAAGAAATTGAAGAGCATGGCAAAAGGTGAGGTGGAAACGACCGATACCTCCTGCGATGTCACCGGATTGGATTCCGTCGCTCAGGCTGCCGTCGACAAGGTGACGGACGGTATGGCCAAGCAACTCGGTACGTCCGCCAAGATCGCGACGTTTTCCGAAGCTCGGGCGTCCGGTACGGCCGCCGCGTCGTCCTCGACGGCATCAGCGCCTCCTTCGCCGCTGGCGGCCGCGGCCGTTCAAGCGGCACCGGCGGTCGCCGCACAATCGTCGACGCCATCGTCGCCGCCGCCGGCGCCTCCACAGACCACACCATCGACTCCCAAGGCCGCTCCGGCGGTTCCTGACGTAGAGCCAGCAACCATCACGTTCCGGGCCATCATTCTCGATGAGAACCGCAACCAATTGCTGCACACGGGCGAAGTCTTCTCGGTCGAGATCGAGATCAAGAACGAAGGACCGGCGGATGCATCCGGTTTAGAGATTCAGGTCAGCGGGACCCCGGAACTGATCGACCAGATTCCCGATGTGCTGTCGGTCGGCGATCTCGCGGCCGGCGGGGCCAAACGTCTGTCGGTGGAAGGGAAGATCGGAACGGTCAAAGAAGAAACGCAGGCCGAGTTGGTGTTGACCATGCGAAGCCGCTCGCCATTGGACCGCCTCCCGTCCTCCAAGAAGTTCGTGGTGGCCATGAAGCCTGACACCGTACCGGAAGCGACGGCCTCTCCCGTGGACGTGGATCAATTGCCGAAGCAGGCCCTGAAGGTCAAACAGCCGAAAGCCGTCGGCATCGCCATCGGGGTCGGCCAGTTCCGTGAAAGCGGGGTTCAGCGGGTGAGGCATGCGGCGCATGATGCGGAAGTCGTCGCAGCCTATTGGCAGGGGGTGGTCGGCATTTCAGCCGATCGTGTGAGGCGGCTGACGGATTCCCATGCGCTGAAGGGCGACCTGACCGAAGTCTTCGAAGACTGGCTCCTCAAGCAGGCGGACTCCGGCACGGTGGCCTACGTCTATCTGTCCGGCCGCGGGACGGTGGATGCCTCGACCGGCGCCGTGTCGATCGTGCCGTTCGACGGTACGCCATCCTCCTCAGCCAGACTCTATTCCCTGAGGCGCTTGAACGAAGCCCTGGCGAGATCACCTGTCCAATTTGCCATCGTCATCCTCGATCTCTCGCTCGAAAGCACGGCCGTGAAGGACGGCGTCAGTCCCGTGTCTCCGGTATGGGAGCAGACGGGGCAGGGAACGGAGAAGATCATGTGGATGGTGGGGAATCGCTCCGTGCAGGAGGCGCATCCGTATGATCTCGGTCAACACGGATTGTTCACGTACGAAATCCTGAATGGGTTGGGAGGGCCGGCCGACTTCAATCAGGATGGAATCGTGCTCGCCGGAGAACTGTGCACCTATGCAAAGGGCCGCGTGTTCAAGGCGGCGCGCGAGCGGTTCGGGAACGAGCAGGAGCCGCTGTGCATCCCACTCCCGGGAAAAGGGGCGGAGGTCCGTCTTCAGCCGGTCTCCCGATTGAAGTAG
- a CDS encoding JAB domain-containing protein produces the protein MSGPIQASSSAVAILRPCFAGLDREQFLVAGLDAKHGIIGINIVSIGSLTLSIVHPREVFKPLILMNAAAFICAHNHPSTDPTPSPEDRLLTQRLRQGADLLGITLLDHLVLGEPSYFSFADHGWLGS, from the coding sequence ATGTCCGGACCCATCCAGGCTTCTTCGTCGGCGGTAGCTATCCTGCGTCCCTGCTTTGCGGGTCTGGATCGGGAACAGTTTCTCGTGGCGGGACTCGATGCGAAGCATGGCATCATTGGCATCAACATTGTCTCGATTGGCTCGCTGACCTTGTCGATCGTGCATCCCCGTGAAGTCTTTAAGCCGTTGATTCTGATGAACGCGGCCGCCTTCATTTGTGCCCATAATCATCCGTCCACTGATCCGACCCCGAGTCCGGAGGATCGACTCCTCACCCAACGCCTCCGCCAGGGCGCGGACCTCCTGGGTATCACCTTACTGGATCATCTCGTCCTCGGTGAGCCGAGTTACTTTAGCTTTGCGGATCATGGCTGGCTGGGCAGCTAA
- a CDS encoding c-type cytochrome yields the protein MGAVAGLMGLWALVAGGCANEQQKKGHELYAHYCMHCHGENGRQNEGFNWSSMPDPKPKDLSNKSEMGTFKDEEIFNTISRDMKDTSPGGDKIGDDEFAVPTMPTFKYTLSEDEIWAIVAYVRGLHGMKLEFKVEERKKELTEHLQAAQSKFDQSKQEYEAAEKRASDEAEKKSAQLKKDVDVDESSYAKEQAAMTQAKKEFDAAQVALNNFSTRPGKGVNVARPDLTVKPDQAAKLAEVGKNLYANKYGCNGCHSLAEEGGKVGPALDRAGFRLNGTWVYRWLKNPQAMKPETRMPALGLSDADAKAVVMYLNTLRAPKAEPASDKPAS from the coding sequence ATGGGTGCGGTGGCTGGCCTGATGGGGCTCTGGGCCTTGGTGGCCGGGGGATGCGCAAACGAGCAGCAGAAGAAAGGGCACGAACTCTACGCCCACTACTGCATGCACTGTCACGGCGAAAACGGCCGACAGAACGAGGGCTTCAACTGGTCGTCCATGCCGGACCCCAAGCCCAAGGACCTGTCCAATAAGTCCGAGATGGGCACCTTCAAGGATGAAGAAATCTTCAATACCATCTCGCGCGACATGAAGGATACAAGCCCTGGCGGAGACAAGATCGGCGACGACGAGTTCGCCGTCCCCACGATGCCGACGTTCAAGTACACGCTCTCGGAGGATGAAATTTGGGCCATCGTGGCCTATGTCCGAGGCCTGCACGGCATGAAACTGGAGTTCAAGGTCGAAGAACGGAAAAAGGAACTGACGGAGCACCTGCAGGCCGCGCAGTCCAAGTTCGATCAGTCCAAGCAAGAGTATGAAGCGGCCGAGAAGCGGGCGAGCGACGAGGCTGAAAAGAAAAGCGCCCAGCTCAAGAAAGACGTCGACGTCGACGAGTCGTCCTATGCGAAGGAGCAGGCGGCGATGACTCAGGCCAAAAAGGAGTTCGATGCGGCCCAAGTCGCGCTGAACAACTTCTCGACCAGACCGGGGAAGGGCGTCAACGTGGCGAGGCCCGACTTGACGGTGAAACCGGATCAAGCCGCCAAGTTGGCGGAGGTCGGCAAGAACCTGTACGCGAACAAATACGGCTGTAACGGCTGTCATAGTCTTGCAGAAGAAGGCGGCAAGGTCGGTCCGGCGCTGGATCGCGCAGGGTTCCGTCTCAACGGAACGTGGGTCTATCGCTGGTTGAAAAACCCGCAGGCCATGAAGCCGGAAACCAGAATGCCGGCGTTGGGATTGAGCGATGCCGATGCCAAGGCCGTCGTCATGTATCTCAATACGTTGCGCGCTCCCAAAGCGGAACCGGCAAGCGACAAGCCGGCCAGCTGA
- a CDS encoding helix-turn-helix domain-containing protein — MQIFSFDELLADPAKAATLSPQIAQSFLIALASLHPVLLHRALEGSHNVSNQDHLLTIPEVAKRLQVSNYRAYELARSGILKSVRFGKSVRVRASAIDEYVSQHEP, encoded by the coding sequence ATGCAAATTTTCTCATTTGATGAGCTCTTGGCGGACCCAGCCAAGGCTGCTACATTGTCACCTCAGATCGCACAGTCCTTTCTGATTGCGCTTGCCTCCCTTCACCCAGTTCTGCTTCATAGGGCACTCGAGGGATCGCACAATGTATCCAACCAGGACCATCTACTTACGATTCCTGAGGTGGCAAAACGACTACAGGTTTCGAATTACCGGGCTTACGAGTTGGCGCGGTCAGGAATCCTGAAGTCCGTTAGGTTTGGCAAATCTGTACGAGTGAGGGCATCAGCCATTGATGAATATGTGTCTCAACATGAACCTTGA
- a CDS encoding c-type cytochrome, producing MGGALVKPIILLVAVYLVLKFIVPNIPGSAPLPASLIFLYLMLVSSGIVIFATLSGESKDAFWGPIQRFMTGENIGGLQALRYGVLILFPLLVGWQTYGSTAQSDQPPAENRTIHPAPPGEYTGLSNPVAKTPENIMQGKGFYAAFCSPCHGGQFDGKGPAARGFNPPPANFSDPTTIAMLQESYLFWRIKKGGVGLPIEGMPWKSAMPRWEVELPDEWIWKIIMGEYDGAHQSPRTWE from the coding sequence ATGGGAGGGGCGCTGGTCAAGCCAATCATCCTGCTGGTCGCAGTCTATCTGGTGCTGAAGTTCATCGTGCCCAACATTCCGGGCTCGGCGCCGCTTCCGGCCAGCCTCATTTTCCTCTATTTGATGCTGGTGAGTTCGGGTATCGTCATTTTTGCGACGCTCAGCGGCGAGTCGAAAGACGCCTTTTGGGGCCCGATCCAACGGTTCATGACCGGCGAAAACATCGGCGGGCTGCAGGCGCTTCGCTACGGCGTGCTGATCCTGTTCCCCCTGTTGGTCGGGTGGCAGACCTACGGCAGCACGGCGCAGAGCGATCAGCCACCGGCCGAAAACCGGACGATTCACCCGGCTCCCCCCGGAGAATATACGGGCCTTTCAAATCCAGTCGCCAAGACACCCGAGAACATCATGCAGGGCAAGGGTTTCTATGCGGCCTTCTGCTCGCCCTGCCATGGCGGACAGTTCGACGGCAAAGGACCGGCGGCCAGAGGCTTCAATCCGCCTCCGGCGAATTTCTCGGATCCGACGACGATCGCCATGCTGCAGGAGAGCTATCTGTTCTGGCGCATCAAGAAGGGCGGCGTGGGGCTCCCCATCGAGGGTATGCCTTGGAAGTCCGCCATGCCGCGCTGGGAAGTCGAGCTCCCGGACGAATGGATCTGGAAGATCATCATGGGTGAGTACGACGGGGCGCATCAATCGCCTCGCACCTGGGAATAG
- the ubiA gene encoding 4-hydroxybenzoate octaprenyltransferase, whose protein sequence is MAPVTDSPPQTLAENRGARFSWSAAARLIRLHSQTGTWLLLLPTLWSLVLAARGVPALGLIVTFSAGSFLMRSAGVVLNDLADRSVDREVARTRTRPLASGELSFYHACGLAALLLGAALALVLTLNQLTLLLSPIAMVLAGLYPFAKRVVHVPQAILGIAFGWGTIMAWAASRGTIESPAWLLFGATICWAVGYDTIYALQDREDDRRIGVKSSALFFDRWTWLAVAAAFGGMLTFLVLAGLETGIGWIYYAALAIAAVLFAKQTVELAGSVSAARAFTLFHRHVWIGSGILAGMLAGFLWQ, encoded by the coding sequence ATGGCTCCCGTGACTGACTCCCCTCCTCAGACGCTTGCCGAGAATCGCGGAGCCAGGTTCTCCTGGTCGGCCGCCGCACGGCTGATTCGCCTGCATAGCCAGACGGGAACATGGCTGCTGCTGCTGCCGACGCTGTGGTCTCTCGTTCTGGCCGCGCGCGGCGTTCCGGCGCTTGGGCTGATTGTCACCTTCTCGGCCGGGTCCTTCCTGATGCGAAGCGCGGGGGTCGTGCTCAATGACCTGGCGGACCGGTCGGTCGATCGGGAAGTCGCGAGGACGCGAACCAGGCCATTGGCCTCGGGGGAACTCTCCTTTTACCATGCCTGCGGACTGGCGGCGCTCCTACTCGGAGCAGCCCTGGCGCTCGTGCTCACGCTCAATCAGCTGACGCTCCTTCTGAGTCCGATCGCCATGGTATTGGCCGGGCTCTACCCCTTTGCCAAACGGGTGGTCCATGTTCCGCAAGCGATATTGGGCATCGCTTTCGGCTGGGGAACGATCATGGCCTGGGCCGCTTCGCGCGGGACGATCGAGAGCCCGGCCTGGCTGCTGTTCGGGGCGACGATCTGTTGGGCGGTCGGCTACGATACGATTTATGCGCTTCAGGACCGCGAAGACGATCGGCGGATCGGCGTCAAATCCTCGGCTCTGTTCTTCGACCGCTGGACATGGCTGGCCGTGGCGGCGGCGTTCGGTGGAATGCTGACCTTCCTCGTGCTTGCCGGCCTGGAGACGGGCATCGGGTGGATCTACTATGCCGCCCTGGCAATAGCCGCCGTTCTCTTTGCCAAACAGACGGTGGAATTGGCGGGTTCAGTTTCCGCCGCGCGAGCCTTTACCCTGTTTCACCGGCACGTCTGGATCGGATCGGGAATCCTGGCGGGAATGCTCGCGGGATTTCTCTGGCAGTAG
- a CDS encoding zonular occludens toxin domain-containing protein — protein sequence MIELLEGVPGAGKSYHAVAEYLLPWVRKGRRIYVYVDGFYLDRLAKFEGRPLEELQQQITVWSSGAEVLDQLTKVDPGSAVFIDECQTVFRAQQKLHGEILRWLETHRHYGIDVLLICQDYRQVTSGVTRVVEMTTKFRRLDRFGFKNRYQAFVRGNPEELEIIRGFTGTYEPTVYAYYGSYATSTKEVRHVRSILRSPSIILGALGLCVALSWFLFGGGTFGGGTTLPPPPVRVPVAAITRTPQEPEPSGSRPVVHPIRIQGGMSDPRQGGADWLWVTDDGRLLTVDEIAAESGGTVQAVTSRGVKVLKGSGVLWGGTVSPQSGSAGSMPEPVLAPSRLPTRTDPLVAPTSARVDQSGVASPADLITSDRSPAILDQGTEPPR from the coding sequence ATGATTGAACTCCTCGAAGGCGTGCCAGGGGCGGGGAAGAGCTATCATGCGGTCGCCGAGTACTTGTTGCCCTGGGTCCGGAAAGGCCGGCGGATTTATGTCTACGTCGATGGGTTTTACCTGGATCGGCTCGCGAAGTTCGAAGGCCGACCGCTCGAGGAACTGCAGCAACAGATCACCGTCTGGTCGTCTGGAGCCGAAGTCCTGGATCAGCTCACCAAAGTGGATCCTGGTTCGGCCGTGTTTATCGATGAGTGCCAAACCGTCTTCCGGGCCCAACAGAAGCTTCATGGCGAGATTCTCCGCTGGCTGGAGACGCATCGTCACTATGGCATCGATGTGTTGCTCATCTGTCAGGACTATCGCCAGGTGACCTCCGGGGTCACGCGCGTGGTCGAAATGACGACGAAGTTTCGCCGTCTGGACCGCTTCGGCTTCAAGAACCGCTATCAGGCTTTTGTACGCGGGAATCCGGAAGAGCTCGAGATCATTCGCGGCTTCACCGGCACCTATGAGCCGACTGTCTACGCCTATTACGGGTCCTATGCGACATCCACGAAGGAGGTGCGGCACGTGCGCTCGATCTTGCGTTCCCCCTCAATTATCCTCGGCGCACTCGGTCTGTGTGTGGCCCTGAGCTGGTTTCTCTTTGGTGGGGGAACCTTCGGGGGCGGCACGACTCTGCCGCCACCGCCAGTCCGTGTTCCTGTCGCGGCGATCACACGCACACCCCAAGAGCCTGAGCCCTCAGGATCGCGTCCTGTCGTGCATCCGATCCGCATTCAGGGTGGGATGAGTGATCCCCGTCAGGGTGGAGCGGACTGGTTGTGGGTCACGGACGACGGCCGCTTGCTCACGGTCGATGAGATTGCGGCCGAATCGGGGGGGACCGTGCAGGCGGTCACGTCCCGAGGCGTGAAAGTCCTCAAGGGGTCGGGCGTACTCTGGGGCGGGACAGTATCTCCTCAGTCGGGATCGGCAGGGTCGATGCCCGAGCCGGTTCTCGCACCTAGTCGGCTGCCGACTCGCACAGACCCATTGGTCGCGCCGACATCGGCACGCGTGGATCAGTCGGGCGTTGCGTCGCCGGCTGATCTCATCACGAGCGATCGCTCGCCTGCGATCTTGGATCAAGGGACGGAGCCGCCGAGGTAG